Proteins encoded together in one Nitrospirota bacterium window:
- a CDS encoding DUF721 domain-containing protein, which translates to MRKKLDRLSYTLGSMLKARGLGSRLSEYRVFGLWDKSVGSVIARHAQPQTVRGKKLTLVVDSPAWMQQLSLLKPQIVEKVNRTLGKETIKEITLRLGEVASREQPAEEPPVRTVLGREEREKIEDYVRGISDPAIKEAISRVIEKDFLSRKRGR; encoded by the coding sequence ATGAGGAAGAAACTAGACAGGCTGTCGTACACGCTCGGCAGTATGCTGAAGGCCCGTGGTCTGGGGAGCCGACTGAGCGAGTACCGCGTTTTCGGCCTGTGGGATAAGTCCGTCGGTTCGGTCATTGCGCGCCACGCCCAGCCGCAGACCGTGCGGGGGAAAAAGCTCACGCTCGTCGTTGACAGCCCGGCCTGGATGCAGCAGCTTTCCCTGCTCAAACCCCAGATCGTGGAAAAAGTGAACAGGACCCTCGGGAAGGAAACGATCAAGGAGATCACGCTGAGACTCGGCGAGGTTGCGTCACGGGAACAACCTGCGGAGGAGCCTCCTGTCCGCACGGTTCTTGGCCGGGAGGAGCGGGAAAAGATCGAGGATTATGTTCGCGGGATAAGCGACCCCGCCATTAAAGAAGCCATCAGTCGTGTGATCGAAAAGGATTTTTTGAGCCGGAAGCGGGGCAGGTGA
- a CDS encoding PIN domain-containing protein, which produces MLLVLDSNEFIFGFGVARKPSCEALLDSITEAPANTIRIPRLIVEEVGRHLTPEEFREFIDFIMSLTVIDEDFVVPFELGSKYEAEGLKSADAFIAAYVEWTGADALVTENRHFLRQRDNLPFRVLNAADCIKIMKASR; this is translated from the coding sequence TTGCTGCTCGTACTTGACTCCAACGAATTCATCTTCGGCTTCGGGGTCGCCCGAAAGCCCTCCTGCGAAGCGCTTCTTGACTCAATAACCGAAGCACCTGCGAATACCATCCGCATCCCCCGCCTCATCGTCGAGGAAGTCGGACGCCACCTGACCCCCGAGGAATTCAGAGAATTCATCGATTTCATCATGAGCCTCACCGTCATTGACGAAGATTTCGTCGTCCCCTTTGAATTGGGCTCTAAGTACGAAGCAGAAGGACTCAAGTCTGCCGATGCGTTCATCGCGGCCTACGTCGAGTGGACGGGCGCCGATGCGCTGGTTACGGAAAATCGGCATTTCCTCCGGCAACGCGACAACCTGCCGTTCAGGGTCCTGAATGCGGCGGAC
- a CDS encoding nucleotidyltransferase family protein produces MKTPLQINVDKRLIAEFCLKWSIREFSIFGSALRDDFRPDSDVDVFVSFAADAQWSLFDIVQMQDELKAIFGREVDLIEKEALRNPFRRRAILSGREVLYAA; encoded by the coding sequence GTGAAGACACCGTTACAGATAAATGTTGATAAAAGGTTGATCGCAGAATTCTGCCTTAAATGGAGCATCAGAGAGTTTTCCATTTTTGGTTCAGCATTACGGGATGATTTTCGACCTGATAGCGATGTTGATGTTTTTGTAAGCTTTGCAGCGGACGCACAGTGGAGTCTATTCGACATTGTGCAGATGCAGGATGAACTCAAGGCCATCTTCGGCAGGGAAGTAGATTTGATTGAAAAAGAAGCGCTCCGAAATCCGTTCCGTCGTCGTGCGATTCTCTCCGGCAGAGAGGTGCTGTATGCAGCCTGA
- the glgA gene encoding glycogen synthase GlgA gives MKILFAASEAAPFAKTGGLADVAGSLPPAIASLGHEVRVVMPYYRQVGSHASNLKHVATFSVPLGTWEERCDVLEGKMGGDVIVYFIKKDIYYDRPELYRTARTDYPDNAERFIFFSRALLELCRALDYRPDIIHCNDWQTGLVPLYLKTRYRGSETLRRTKTIFTVHNLGYQGIFWHWDMRLTGLGWDVFTPEGIEFWGKINFLKAGLVFSDIITTVSKTYSREIQTPEYGYGLEGVLVNRTGDLFGIVNGIDYRIWDPAHDRAVAKTYNALKLSGKSLCKKALQALIRMPGTDEPLIGMVTRLVDQKGLDILTKALPEIMSLGVQLVILGTGDERYHRILSDAAGRYSKNMRVLLRYDDSLAKNLYAGCDMFLMPSHYEPCGLGQMMALRYGTVPVARNTGGLRDTVADYNPKTGRGTGFLFEEYSAQALIDCLRRALEVYRDRNTWKRLMRNGMRQDFSWERSAKEYVKMYQKAMRKK, from the coding sequence ATGAAAATCCTGTTCGCGGCATCCGAGGCGGCCCCCTTTGCAAAGACCGGCGGGCTCGCGGACGTCGCCGGGAGCCTTCCCCCCGCAATCGCCTCGCTCGGCCATGAGGTGCGTGTGGTCATGCCGTACTACCGGCAGGTGGGCTCGCATGCATCGAACCTCAAGCACGTCGCGACCTTCTCGGTCCCTCTCGGGACGTGGGAGGAGCGCTGCGATGTTCTCGAGGGGAAGATGGGCGGGGATGTCATCGTCTATTTTATCAAGAAGGACATCTACTACGATCGGCCCGAGCTCTACCGGACAGCGCGGACCGATTATCCCGACAACGCGGAGCGGTTCATTTTTTTTTCGCGGGCACTCCTGGAGCTTTGCCGCGCCCTGGACTACCGCCCGGATATCATCCACTGTAACGACTGGCAGACAGGACTCGTACCGCTCTATCTGAAAACACGGTACCGCGGTTCAGAAACATTACGCAGAACCAAAACAATCTTCACGGTGCACAATCTCGGTTATCAGGGTATCTTCTGGCACTGGGACATGCGTTTGACCGGTCTCGGTTGGGATGTGTTCACTCCCGAGGGCATTGAGTTCTGGGGCAAGATCAATTTTCTCAAGGCCGGCCTCGTCTTCTCGGACATCATCACGACCGTGAGCAAAACCTATAGCCGCGAGATCCAGACCCCTGAATACGGGTATGGTCTCGAGGGTGTGCTCGTGAATCGGACCGGGGACCTCTTCGGCATCGTGAACGGGATCGATTACCGGATTTGGGACCCGGCACATGATCGCGCCGTCGCGAAGACCTACAACGCGTTGAAACTTTCAGGCAAGTCACTCTGCAAGAAAGCGCTTCAAGCACTGATCCGTATGCCCGGGACCGATGAGCCGCTGATCGGCATGGTAACGCGCCTGGTGGACCAGAAAGGGCTGGATATTTTGACCAAGGCACTTCCAGAGATCATGTCCCTCGGCGTGCAGCTTGTCATTCTCGGCACCGGAGACGAGAGATACCATCGCATTCTGTCCGATGCGGCCGGCCGCTATTCAAAGAACATGCGCGTACTGCTCCGGTACGATGATTCGCTCGCAAAGAACCTGTACGCCGGGTGCGATATGTTTCTCATGCCGTCTCACTACGAGCCCTGCGGTCTCGGCCAGATGATGGCGCTGCGCTACGGCACCGTGCCGGTCGCCCGCAACACAGGGGGGCTCCGTGACACGGTCGCTGACTATAACCCGAAAACAGGTCGGGGAACCGGATTTCTGTTCGAGGAATACTCCGCGCAGGCACTCATCGACTGCCTGCGCCGCGCGCTTGAAGTGTACCGTGACCGGAACACATGGAAACGACTGATGCGGAACGGCATGAGACAGGATTTCTCGTGGGAGCGCTCGGCAAAGGAATACGTGAAGATGTATCAGAAGGCGATGAGGAAGAAGTAA
- the galT gene encoding galactose-1-phosphate uridylyltransferase has protein sequence MPELRKDPITGRWVIISSERGKRPADFQDQRGKKRGGFCPFCAGNERTTPNEVLAYRAAGATTPNGPGWRLRVVPNKFPALQIEGDLGKQGEGIFDRMNGIGAHEVIIESPDHNATLATLPLPAMEEVLWAFRDRMEDLKRDTRFQYALIFKNEGISAGATLEHTHSQLIALPIVPIHVQEEIDACRRHYNLKERCIFCDIVRQEIRSGARVVLETPLFIALAPFAPRFPFETWILPKSHLSCYTSSSNEDFKDLAGLLQNVLQRIDRALSTPPYNFVIHTSPFKDECNDYYHWHIELMPKLTNVAGFEWGSGFYINPTPPEEAAKFLREIKV, from the coding sequence ATGCCTGAATTACGAAAAGATCCGATCACCGGCCGCTGGGTCATCATCTCTTCCGAGCGCGGCAAGCGACCCGCGGATTTCCAGGACCAGCGCGGCAAAAAACGGGGCGGATTCTGCCCCTTCTGTGCAGGCAACGAACGCACCACTCCGAACGAGGTCCTGGCCTATCGCGCCGCGGGGGCAACCACGCCCAACGGGCCGGGCTGGCGGCTCCGCGTCGTGCCGAACAAGTTTCCCGCGCTCCAGATCGAGGGTGACCTGGGCAAGCAGGGCGAGGGTATCTTCGACAGGATGAACGGCATCGGCGCGCACGAGGTTATCATCGAAAGCCCTGACCATAACGCCACGCTCGCGACCCTTCCGCTTCCGGCGATGGAAGAAGTGCTGTGGGCTTTCCGGGACCGCATGGAAGACCTGAAGCGTGACACCCGCTTCCAATATGCCCTCATCTTCAAGAACGAAGGGATCTCAGCCGGCGCAACGCTCGAGCACACCCATTCACAGCTCATCGCGCTTCCGATCGTGCCGATCCATGTGCAGGAAGAGATCGACGCGTGCCGACGACACTATAACCTCAAGGAGCGCTGCATCTTCTGCGATATCGTACGTCAGGAGATACGATCGGGTGCGCGCGTGGTGCTCGAAACACCGCTCTTCATTGCCCTGGCGCCCTTCGCACCGCGTTTTCCCTTCGAGACCTGGATCCTGCCCAAGTCGCACCTCTCCTGTTATACCTCCTCTTCAAACGAGGACTTTAAAGATCTCGCCGGTCTCCTGCAAAATGTACTCCAACGGATCGATCGCGCGCTCTCGACCCCTCCTTACAACTTTGTGATCCACACCTCGCCGTTCAAGGATGAATGCAACGATTACTACCACTGGCACATCGAACTCATGCCCAAGTTGACGAACGTGGCAGGGTTCGAATGGGGCTCGGGGTTCTACATCAATCCCACACCGCCCGAGGAGGCGGCTAAATTCCTGCGGGAAATCAAGGTATGA